One stretch of Streptomyces sp. R21 DNA includes these proteins:
- a CDS encoding response regulator: MTTVLIVDDQPLQRYGFHLLLDSVPETDVVGEAAHGAEAVRKTAELRPDVVLMDVRMPGMDGIEATRRIVAAGGRSHVLVLTTFDLDEYVHAALRAGASGFLLKDARPEELLAGIRAVAVGDAVIAPALTRRLLDEFAQYVPSHRTDPSEDPRLTSLTDREREILVAVGRGWTNGEIAARFVLSESTVKTHVGRVLAKIGARDRIQAVIFAYDHGLARPTVD; this comes from the coding sequence ATGACCACCGTGCTCATCGTGGACGATCAGCCGCTGCAACGCTACGGCTTCCACCTGCTCCTGGACTCCGTCCCCGAGACCGACGTCGTCGGTGAGGCCGCCCACGGCGCCGAAGCCGTCCGCAAGACGGCCGAACTGCGCCCGGACGTCGTCCTGATGGACGTCCGCATGCCCGGCATGGACGGCATCGAGGCCACCCGCCGCATCGTCGCCGCCGGCGGCCGCTCACACGTCCTCGTTCTCACGACGTTCGATCTCGACGAGTACGTCCACGCCGCCTTGCGGGCCGGCGCGAGCGGTTTCCTCCTCAAGGACGCGCGCCCCGAGGAGCTCCTCGCCGGGATCCGCGCGGTCGCCGTTGGCGACGCCGTCATCGCGCCCGCTCTCACCCGTCGCCTCCTGGACGAGTTCGCCCAGTACGTCCCCTCCCACAGAACCGACCCCTCCGAGGATCCGAGGCTCACCTCCCTGACCGACCGCGAGCGCGAGATCCTCGTGGCCGTCGGCAGAGGCTGGACCAACGGGGAGATCGCCGCGCGGTTCGTGCTGTCCGAGTCCACGGTCAAGACACACGTTGGCCGCGTCCTGGCCAAGATCGGAGCACGCGACCGCATCCAGGCAGTGATCTTCGCCTACGACCACGGCCTCGCGCGGCCCACCGTTGACTGA
- a CDS encoding TetR/AcrR family transcriptional regulator has translation MPRNRQQIPREERTGDLLAAATELFLAKGYVKTTMADISSAAGVARGNVYWYFDSKDHIFAAVMNRMLSREIRILNEEQAGADPLSRLVRGLSDMRYSRPLHQAMHDRLPHSEAVREAHNTFLNWIVGLVDELMAERGLDHAPGVDAALVRDVAIAVFEGANVPNDQNRPAHEMIRFLMESVLARSSGAKGRER, from the coding sequence ATGCCGCGGAACCGTCAGCAGATCCCCCGGGAGGAGCGCACGGGTGATCTGCTAGCCGCGGCCACCGAGCTCTTTCTGGCGAAGGGCTACGTCAAGACCACGATGGCGGACATCAGTTCCGCCGCCGGCGTGGCCCGGGGCAACGTCTATTGGTACTTCGACTCCAAGGACCACATCTTCGCCGCCGTCATGAACCGCATGCTCAGTCGTGAGATCCGCATCCTGAACGAGGAGCAGGCAGGTGCCGACCCACTGAGCCGCCTGGTGCGCGGGCTGTCCGACATGCGCTATTCCCGGCCGCTGCACCAGGCCATGCACGACCGGCTTCCCCATTCGGAGGCAGTCCGCGAGGCCCACAACACCTTCCTGAACTGGATCGTCGGACTGGTCGACGAGCTCATGGCCGAACGCGGCCTCGATCATGCCCCCGGCGTCGATGCCGCGCTTGTCCGCGACGTCGCGATCGCCGTGTTCGAAGGGGCGAACGTGCCCAACGACCAGAACAGGCCGGCCCACGAGATGATCCGGTTCCTGATGGAGTCTGTCCTGGCCAGGAGTTCAGGGGCCAAGGGACGAGAGCGCTGA
- a CDS encoding FAD-dependent monooxygenase — protein sequence MSGPTLAQEGRSSMSDQHERAGSRRVLVVGAGPVGLALATELGWRGVPVTVIDQGDGRVPFPAGEAIFSRTMEHLRRWGCAEEARAESAPAPDYPHRTVFATSATGRVLTDFDYGVTNRSSGVYTPLTPEGPAFLSKFSFVPLLARTAGELPGVEFRYGTRLETMEQDSEGVLAVVRDVASGATETLTGTYLVACDGGRSGIRRALGIEFEGMFAQGHNFAVHFRAPQLLDLLRERLGGPAVQIHTLSSARRPYITVVNGVDEWRLSVYLDEEPDPDDAVAWIREAAGAPIDVEILAAQPWSGHCVVARTYREGRVFLAGDAAHLLWPKGGFGANTGIGDAVDLGWKLAATLQGWGGPALLDSYEQERRPIAVRNVTEASSNWKADAQLAPDPVLDRMDAEGERLRREMGEEIRRSRAKEFRCTGVQLGYRYSGSPICVPDGSPEPPDEPDEYVPSTWPGCRAPHVWLPDGSSVLDHFGRGFTLVVSGSADPTPLVEAARSRGLPMTVLRLADPAATELYERPLVLVRPDGHVGWRGRQAPADPVAVLDMLRGATLPPPDGKAAGAARVVSAGVGTHLV from the coding sequence ATGAGCGGTCCGACCCTCGCTCAGGAAGGCAGATCTTCTATGTCTGACCAGCACGAGAGAGCCGGATCTCGGCGCGTCCTAGTCGTAGGAGCAGGGCCTGTGGGCCTCGCACTCGCGACCGAGTTGGGGTGGCGCGGCGTACCGGTCACCGTGATCGATCAGGGCGACGGCCGCGTGCCCTTTCCAGCAGGCGAGGCGATATTTTCACGCACCATGGAACACCTGCGCCGCTGGGGTTGCGCAGAAGAGGCACGCGCGGAGTCGGCACCGGCACCGGACTACCCGCACCGCACGGTGTTCGCCACCTCCGCCACGGGACGCGTCCTCACCGACTTCGACTACGGGGTCACCAACCGGTCTTCGGGGGTGTACACCCCGCTGACGCCGGAAGGTCCCGCGTTCCTTTCCAAGTTCTCCTTCGTGCCGTTGCTCGCACGCACGGCCGGTGAACTGCCAGGAGTCGAGTTCAGGTACGGCACCCGCCTGGAGACGATGGAGCAGGACTCCGAGGGTGTCCTGGCCGTGGTGCGCGACGTGGCGAGCGGTGCCACCGAGACGCTGACCGGCACGTACCTGGTGGCCTGTGACGGAGGCCGCAGCGGCATACGTCGGGCCCTCGGCATCGAGTTCGAGGGCATGTTCGCCCAGGGGCACAACTTCGCTGTGCACTTCCGTGCGCCGCAGCTACTGGACCTGCTGCGGGAGCGGCTGGGCGGTCCCGCGGTGCAGATCCACACCCTGTCGTCGGCGCGCAGGCCCTACATCACGGTCGTCAACGGCGTGGACGAATGGCGGCTCTCGGTCTACCTGGACGAGGAGCCCGACCCCGACGACGCGGTCGCCTGGATACGCGAGGCCGCCGGTGCGCCGATCGACGTGGAGATCCTCGCAGCGCAGCCCTGGAGCGGACACTGCGTCGTAGCCCGTACCTACCGTGAGGGGCGGGTGTTCCTCGCGGGCGACGCGGCGCACCTGCTGTGGCCCAAGGGGGGCTTCGGCGCCAACACCGGGATCGGTGACGCCGTGGACCTCGGCTGGAAGCTCGCCGCGACCCTCCAAGGATGGGGAGGCCCGGCGCTCCTGGACAGCTACGAACAGGAGCGGCGGCCGATCGCCGTCCGCAACGTCACGGAAGCCTCCAGCAACTGGAAGGCCGACGCGCAGCTCGCCCCCGATCCAGTGCTCGACCGCATGGACGCGGAAGGCGAACGGCTCCGACGTGAGATGGGCGAGGAGATCCGCCGGTCCCGGGCCAAGGAGTTCCGCTGCACGGGCGTCCAGCTCGGCTACCGCTACAGCGGCTCCCCGATCTGTGTGCCGGACGGCAGTCCGGAGCCGCCCGACGAGCCGGACGAGTACGTACCGTCGACGTGGCCCGGCTGCCGCGCACCGCACGTCTGGCTGCCCGACGGTAGTTCGGTGCTCGACCACTTCGGGCGCGGATTCACCCTCGTGGTCTCGGGTTCCGCGGACCCCACGCCTCTGGTGGAGGCCGCCCGCAGCCGTGGTCTGCCGATGACGGTGCTGCGCCTCGCCGACCCGGCCGCCACGGAGCTGTACGAGCGGCCGCTGGTGCTCGTGCGCCCGGACGGTCACGTCGGCTGGCGAGGCCGGCAGGCTCCCGCGGATCCCGTCGCTGTGCTCGACATGCTGCGCGGGGCGACGCTCCCGCCTCCGGACGGCAAAGCGGCCGGTGCGGCGCGGGTGGTGTCAGCGGGAGTCGGGACTCACCTCGTCTGA
- a CDS encoding alcohol dehydrogenase catalytic domain-containing protein — translation MATMLALRAHQGAEALVLDEMPVPEPGPLDVVVKVASAGLAPGIMRLLRMGALKYLPTTLGHEAAGVISAVGRDVTGHAVGDRVRVHPLLNCRECDYCRTDRDMMCAQQAMLGHAAFGDASMPLYEQYHDGGLAEYVRVPHWLIDSLPDSVGFDVAAKVQDLANAVRALKCADLPERATLVVTAATGTMGTATVKLAEHFGVARLILVGRDAERLHRVAGLAGGIAASVVALDELPENWSTDGTLTRRLRELAPEGAHAVIDFIPEGPALGQTMAGMATGGTLVHMGGNSTPLPLLPIALMMHCWRFVATRACTRQDTTDVLRLLETGTLTADELITHRFPLTEALKAMDAMEQRVDDPMWMTVINP, via the coding sequence ATGGCCACGATGCTTGCCCTGCGAGCGCACCAGGGCGCGGAAGCACTCGTCCTGGACGAGATGCCCGTCCCCGAGCCGGGTCCGCTCGATGTGGTCGTGAAGGTCGCCTCCGCCGGCCTGGCGCCGGGCATCATGCGCCTGCTTCGGATGGGAGCGCTCAAGTACCTGCCCACCACACTTGGCCATGAGGCCGCAGGCGTCATCTCCGCCGTCGGCCGCGACGTCACGGGCCACGCGGTCGGCGACCGGGTGCGGGTCCACCCCCTGCTGAACTGCCGTGAGTGCGACTACTGCCGTACCGACCGGGACATGATGTGCGCCCAGCAGGCCATGCTCGGCCACGCCGCCTTCGGCGATGCTTCGATGCCCCTGTACGAGCAATACCACGACGGCGGACTCGCGGAGTACGTCCGCGTCCCGCACTGGCTGATCGATTCCCTGCCGGACTCCGTCGGCTTCGACGTCGCGGCCAAGGTCCAGGATCTGGCCAACGCCGTGCGCGCACTCAAGTGCGCCGACCTTCCGGAGCGGGCCACTCTCGTGGTGACCGCCGCGACCGGAACCATGGGAACCGCGACGGTCAAACTCGCGGAGCACTTCGGAGTCGCCCGTCTGATCCTCGTCGGCCGCGACGCCGAGCGTCTCCATCGCGTCGCCGGGCTCGCCGGCGGCATAGCGGCCAGTGTCGTCGCACTCGACGAACTCCCTGAGAACTGGTCGACCGACGGCACTCTCACCCGCCGGCTGCGCGAGCTGGCACCCGAGGGCGCCCACGCCGTCATCGACTTCATCCCGGAGGGTCCCGCCCTCGGCCAGACCATGGCCGGCATGGCCACCGGCGGCACGCTCGTGCACATGGGCGGCAACTCCACCCCGCTGCCGCTGCTCCCCATCGCCCTGATGATGCACTGCTGGCGCTTCGTCGCCACTCGCGCCTGCACCCGCCAGGACACGACGGATGTCCTGCGTCTGCTCGAGACGGGCACCCTCACCGCCGACGAGCTCATCACCCATCGGTTCCCGCTCACCGAAGCGCTCAAGGCCATGGACGCGATGGAGCAACGGGTCGACGACCCCATGTGGATGACCGTGATCAACCCCTGA
- a CDS encoding SDR family oxidoreductase — protein MSESQAVRSQEPPLIAVIGAAGLCGTYMLEAALRAPFRVRAVVHGPAGRERVAALGVDDIVDADLEKPDTVRQALKNADFVFMIPPAFHPEEDVLAIRALEAAEHAGARRFVYLSVLHPHTPGLRHHLRKANAEAAVRASRLNWTILQPSMFAQIVLSTWGRAPAGPVAVPFNVDNEFSFIDLRDLGEAGVKVLSEQGHDSATYELAGPVLTLAEAVRVAGRARGVDLEARTVHWADAPLPPGVADSPSRASDMRAMWQDYDRHGLRGNSNVLRMLLGREPASFEEAATAIRKWDPLDGQG, from the coding sequence GTGTCCGAATCACAAGCCGTACGCAGCCAGGAGCCGCCCCTGATCGCGGTGATCGGGGCGGCCGGGCTCTGCGGTACGTACATGCTGGAGGCCGCGCTGCGAGCGCCGTTCCGGGTCCGGGCCGTGGTGCACGGCCCGGCAGGGCGGGAACGAGTGGCCGCCCTGGGCGTGGACGACATCGTCGACGCCGACCTGGAGAAGCCGGACACCGTCCGTCAGGCGCTGAAGAACGCGGACTTCGTGTTCATGATTCCGCCGGCGTTCCACCCGGAGGAGGACGTGCTCGCGATCAGGGCACTCGAGGCGGCTGAGCACGCGGGCGCCCGCCGGTTCGTGTACCTGTCCGTCCTCCACCCTCACACCCCCGGGCTGCGCCACCACCTGCGCAAGGCGAACGCCGAGGCCGCCGTGCGGGCCTCACGGCTGAACTGGACGATTCTCCAGCCCTCGATGTTCGCGCAGATAGTGCTGTCGACGTGGGGGAGAGCTCCGGCCGGCCCTGTCGCGGTGCCCTTCAACGTCGACAACGAGTTCTCGTTCATCGACTTGCGTGACCTCGGGGAAGCCGGCGTCAAGGTGCTTTCCGAGCAAGGGCACGACTCGGCGACGTACGAACTCGCGGGACCCGTCCTCACGTTGGCCGAGGCGGTGCGCGTGGCCGGGCGTGCACGAGGAGTGGATCTGGAGGCGCGGACGGTGCACTGGGCGGACGCACCCCTCCCGCCGGGAGTGGCCGACTCCCCGTCCCGGGCCTCGGACATGCGCGCCATGTGGCAGGACTATGACCGGCACGGCCTGCGCGGCAACAGCAACGTCCTGCGGATGCTGCTCGGCCGTGAACCCGCGTCCTTCGAGGAAGCGGCCACAGCGATCCGGAAGTGGGATCCGCTGGACGGCCAGGGTTAG
- a CDS encoding MarR family winged helix-turn-helix transcriptional regulator has product MTDAAFPTTGYLAWQFSQIIAGRLERALRAEDLTLAQHNALQQVLWTPGVSAAEIARRSGITAQSMGAAVSQLVERGLLRREPHPTSRRSMRLFATAEGGAAAARATSIARRIERETTSALSPDDKDAIHRLLHRLVEELNPDALAIDTRSLN; this is encoded by the coding sequence GTGACCGACGCCGCGTTTCCCACCACCGGATACCTCGCCTGGCAGTTCTCCCAGATCATCGCCGGACGATTGGAGCGGGCACTGCGCGCCGAGGACCTCACATTGGCGCAGCACAACGCTCTGCAGCAGGTCCTCTGGACGCCGGGAGTGTCCGCGGCGGAAATCGCGCGCCGCTCCGGCATCACGGCTCAGTCCATGGGAGCCGCGGTGAGCCAACTCGTCGAGCGAGGACTGCTGCGACGGGAGCCGCATCCGACCAGCCGCCGCAGCATGCGCCTGTTCGCGACCGCCGAGGGAGGCGCGGCGGCCGCTCGTGCCACGTCGATCGCGAGGCGGATCGAACGAGAGACGACCTCGGCGCTCTCCCCGGATGACAAGGACGCCATTCACCGTCTGCTCCACCGTTTGGTCGAAGAACTGAACCCCGACGCCCTCGCCATCGACACTCGATCCCTGAACTAA
- a CDS encoding ABC transporter permease, producing MDTAPAPQGATGAKGVLLPVAIVLVIGSIFVSVFLAAFHAPRPHDLPVAVVGTTQRLEHIAGGLERGLPGGFDVKRYPDANAARHALQDRKVYAAYVTGPGKSAELLYAGANGPSVTSTVTGAFSGVAKAGGDRLTVQDVVPASAGDTRGMSVFYAGFGVVLAGFLFGMMTYQMAPRLEYRWRLASLASFSVLAGVLVAGMAGSLGFSALPGPFLGIAGLIALMAAAVGSATMVFMRLFGRAGMSLAAVVLLTFGNSTSGGTLPTAYLPGWLHPLSEILPVGVGVRAVQGLSHFNNDGLTAGVVVLLAWILVAAVVLFWLDARGPRRAAVDS from the coding sequence ATGGACACCGCCCCAGCGCCGCAGGGTGCCACGGGAGCGAAGGGGGTTCTGCTCCCCGTCGCGATCGTGCTGGTCATCGGCTCGATCTTCGTCAGCGTGTTCCTGGCTGCATTTCACGCCCCGCGGCCTCACGACCTACCGGTCGCCGTCGTCGGGACGACCCAACGGCTCGAACACATCGCCGGAGGGCTGGAGCGCGGGCTGCCCGGCGGATTCGACGTGAAGCGCTACCCCGACGCGAATGCGGCCCGCCACGCGCTGCAGGACCGAAAGGTGTACGCCGCCTATGTCACCGGCCCCGGGAAGTCCGCCGAGCTGTTGTATGCCGGAGCCAACGGCCCTTCGGTGACCTCGACGGTCACCGGTGCCTTCTCAGGTGTCGCCAAGGCGGGCGGAGACCGGCTGACCGTGCAGGACGTCGTGCCCGCCTCGGCGGGCGACACCCGCGGCATGTCGGTGTTCTACGCCGGGTTCGGCGTCGTGCTGGCCGGATTCCTGTTCGGCATGATGACCTACCAGATGGCTCCGCGACTGGAGTACCGGTGGAGGTTGGCCAGCCTGGCTTCTTTCAGCGTCCTCGCCGGCGTCCTCGTGGCGGGGATGGCCGGCAGCCTGGGCTTCTCGGCACTGCCGGGCCCCTTCCTGGGCATTGCGGGGCTCATCGCACTGATGGCCGCGGCCGTCGGAAGCGCGACCATGGTGTTCATGCGCCTCTTCGGCCGCGCGGGGATGTCGCTGGCCGCCGTGGTCCTGCTGACCTTCGGCAACAGCACGAGCGGGGGCACGCTGCCCACCGCCTACCTGCCGGGCTGGCTGCATCCGCTCTCGGAGATCCTCCCGGTGGGAGTCGGCGTACGAGCCGTCCAAGGCTTGTCCCACTTCAACAACGACGGTCTCACCGCGGGCGTCGTCGTCCTGCTGGCGTGGATCCTCGTCGCCGCCGTAGTGCTCTTCTGGCTTGATGCCCGCGGACCACGTCGCGCAGCCGTCGACTCGTAG
- a CDS encoding MarR family winged helix-turn-helix transcriptional regulator → MRSLDLTAAQHNALQHVVWTPGISAAEIARRTGFAPQSMGAAVNALVDRGLLARREHPSSRRTLQLTITDSGARLAERARGAVERLDEEALAVLAPAERAVVRSLLLRMLAELNPDALPTRDLRGTS, encoded by the coding sequence TTGCGCTCGCTCGACCTCACGGCTGCCCAGCACAACGCTCTGCAGCACGTCGTCTGGACCCCGGGCATCTCCGCCGCGGAGATCGCGCGTCGGACCGGCTTCGCTCCCCAGTCCATGGGCGCCGCTGTCAACGCCCTGGTCGACCGTGGGCTGCTGGCTCGCCGCGAACACCCTTCGAGCCGCAGGACCCTACAACTGACCATCACCGACAGCGGGGCGAGGCTCGCCGAGCGGGCGCGGGGTGCGGTGGAACGTCTCGACGAGGAGGCGCTTGCGGTCCTCGCCCCCGCTGAGCGGGCAGTCGTACGATCCCTGCTGCTCCGCATGCTTGCCGAGCTCAATCCCGATGCTTTGCCGACGAGGGACCTGCGTGGTACGAGCTGA
- a CDS encoding zinc-binding alcohol dehydrogenase family protein gives MEQTMMAVRLFEHGGPEVLKYIEAPIPDVGPDDVLLRVHATAVNSWDLRYRSGNLPQPLPGRPTWPLPFQLGRDAAGEIVATGENVTRWRPGDRAVQLPHPPCRNCALCLRGLENLCIDTAYPGHQVFGGYAQYVARRQDAILPIPDGVDYETAAATMWTYTTPLNCARQAPVGPGDTVVITGASGGMAIACAQLAKLSGATVIGTTTKPDHDEALRKLGYDHIVHSTDPQLPAHVRELTRGLGADAVWDCVGGNDFFQLSLACTRLGGTVIVLGTPTDQGSRLELDALALIGQQVRIASVRGATLRDQQLCLELLADKKINPIIDRAYPLEQAAEAHTYLESHRQTGKVLLLP, from the coding sequence GTGGAACAGACCATGATGGCCGTCCGCCTGTTCGAACACGGCGGGCCCGAGGTGCTCAAGTACATAGAGGCACCGATTCCCGATGTCGGCCCCGACGACGTCTTGTTGCGCGTGCACGCCACGGCCGTCAACAGCTGGGACCTGCGCTACCGTTCGGGCAACCTGCCGCAGCCTCTCCCGGGACGCCCGACCTGGCCCCTGCCGTTCCAGCTCGGCAGGGACGCGGCCGGTGAAATCGTCGCCACCGGCGAAAACGTCACCCGGTGGCGCCCCGGCGACAGGGCGGTACAGCTCCCGCACCCGCCATGCCGCAACTGCGCCCTGTGCCTACGCGGACTCGAAAACCTGTGCATCGACACCGCCTACCCCGGACACCAGGTCTTCGGCGGATACGCCCAGTACGTCGCACGCCGCCAGGACGCCATCCTGCCCATCCCCGACGGCGTCGACTACGAGACGGCCGCAGCCACCATGTGGACCTACACCACCCCGCTCAACTGCGCACGCCAAGCACCCGTCGGCCCCGGCGACACGGTCGTCATCACCGGCGCCAGCGGCGGAATGGCGATCGCCTGCGCACAACTGGCCAAGCTGAGCGGAGCCACCGTCATCGGCACCACCACCAAGCCAGACCACGACGAAGCACTCCGCAAGCTCGGCTACGACCACATCGTGCACTCCACCGATCCCCAACTGCCCGCACACGTGCGGGAGCTGACACGCGGCCTGGGCGCCGACGCCGTCTGGGACTGCGTCGGCGGCAACGACTTCTTCCAGCTCTCCCTCGCCTGCACACGCCTCGGCGGCACGGTCATCGTCCTGGGCACACCGACCGACCAGGGATCCCGCCTCGAACTGGACGCACTCGCCCTCATCGGCCAGCAAGTGAGGATCGCCAGCGTCCGCGGCGCCACCCTGCGCGACCAGCAACTGTGCCTCGAACTCCTGGCAGACAAAAAGATCAACCCGATCATCGACCGCGCCTACCCCCTGGAACAGGCGGCCGAAGCCCACACATACCTCGAAAGCCACCGGCAGACCGGCAAAGTACTCCTCCTGCCCTGA
- a CDS encoding amidohydrolase family protein has product MPDDRPIQAVTQPAEPRTKPPAEATRRRFIAATAAASGAAVVGGLVAGSPARAAEAAPGSRVSTAVAGVQGADPKQPTPGPKTRPGGGDSKHHPHTSEEKMRIVAVEEAFSIPGAIRQEEAIRQHMAVPEAIKQEWFRRLDDVTDLRLADMDANGVDVQVLSYSTPGVEVIEDPAEAVAAARGINDYLAKAVAGHPTRFAGFATLPLQDPKAAVVELRRAVQEFGFKGVLYNDHVRGHYLDEPQFRPVWAELERLGVPLYLHPAVVPADNWHVFDGYPVLVGPSWGWTATTGAHALRLIYGGVFDEFPRASVMLGHMGELLPFQMARLDSRYDQVPAEYRVQHLPSYYLRNNVYVTTSGVMSHAALLGAVHAVGVDRVLFSIDYPFESSAAAVGFLRSAPYAPADLASIAHGNAERVLGL; this is encoded by the coding sequence ATGCCCGACGACCGTCCCATCCAAGCCGTGACTCAGCCCGCCGAGCCCCGCACCAAGCCTCCTGCCGAGGCCACCCGGCGAAGATTCATCGCCGCGACCGCCGCTGCTTCAGGAGCCGCCGTGGTCGGCGGTCTGGTCGCGGGGTCGCCCGCGCGGGCAGCCGAGGCCGCGCCCGGCAGCCGTGTCTCCACGGCGGTCGCCGGCGTCCAGGGAGCCGACCCCAAGCAGCCGACGCCGGGCCCGAAGACACGACCCGGGGGCGGCGACTCGAAACACCATCCACATACTTCGGAGGAAAAGATGCGCATCGTGGCCGTGGAAGAGGCGTTCTCCATTCCCGGAGCCATCCGGCAGGAGGAAGCGATCCGTCAGCACATGGCGGTGCCGGAGGCGATCAAGCAGGAGTGGTTCCGGCGCCTGGACGACGTGACCGACCTGCGGCTGGCGGACATGGACGCCAACGGCGTCGATGTCCAGGTCCTGTCGTATTCCACGCCGGGTGTGGAAGTGATCGAGGATCCGGCGGAGGCGGTGGCCGCCGCGCGGGGGATCAATGACTATCTGGCCAAGGCGGTCGCCGGACATCCGACCCGGTTCGCGGGCTTCGCCACCCTTCCGTTGCAGGATCCGAAGGCCGCGGTCGTGGAGCTGCGCCGGGCGGTGCAGGAGTTCGGGTTCAAGGGTGTGCTGTACAACGACCATGTGCGGGGGCACTACCTGGACGAGCCGCAGTTCAGGCCGGTATGGGCCGAACTGGAGCGCCTCGGTGTGCCGTTGTATCTGCATCCGGCTGTTGTTCCGGCCGACAACTGGCATGTCTTCGACGGGTACCCGGTGCTGGTGGGGCCGTCGTGGGGATGGACCGCGACGACGGGTGCCCATGCGCTCCGGCTGATCTACGGCGGAGTGTTCGACGAGTTCCCGCGTGCGTCGGTGATGTTGGGCCACATGGGCGAGCTGCTGCCGTTCCAGATGGCCCGGCTCGACAGCCGCTACGACCAGGTGCCCGCCGAGTACAGGGTGCAGCACCTGCCCTCGTACTACCTCCGGAACAACGTGTACGTCACCACCAGCGGAGTCATGTCGCATGCCGCGCTGCTGGGAGCCGTCCACGCCGTAGGTGTTGACCGGGTGCTGTTCTCCATCGACTACCCGTTCGAGTCCAGTGCTGCGGCAGTGGGATTCCTGCGCTCCGCACCGTACGCGCCGGCCGACCTCGCGAGCATCGCGCACGGCAACGCCGAGCGCGTTCTGGGACTGTGA
- a CDS encoding IclR family transcriptional regulator, producing the protein MENSSDGSPSPSYPVSAAGNALRVVRLLHELDELRVMDVADRLGVARSTAHRILAMLVFEGFAAQDRHKVYRPGPALQAIRGSQPAPPPDLITIAHPHLRRLADAVRETTHLMVLEGNGSRFLDGVEGPQALRVGYRTGTLLPAHATSGGKALLAALPADRLRALYPNGLPEDRAKAPKDFESLMNELVSVRRHGYALNLQESERGVHAVGACVRDRTGAAVAAVVVAAPSVRCTRARLAELSQPLLTTARDIGQGL; encoded by the coding sequence ATGGAGAATTCATCGGACGGTTCGCCCAGCCCCTCGTATCCGGTGAGCGCCGCCGGCAACGCCCTGCGCGTCGTCCGGCTGCTGCACGAGCTCGACGAGCTACGGGTGATGGACGTCGCGGACCGGCTCGGCGTCGCGCGCTCGACCGCGCACCGGATCCTCGCGATGCTGGTCTTCGAGGGCTTCGCGGCGCAGGACCGCCACAAGGTGTACCGGCCGGGGCCGGCGCTTCAGGCGATCAGGGGAAGCCAGCCGGCCCCTCCCCCGGACCTGATCACCATCGCCCATCCCCACCTGCGACGACTGGCGGACGCCGTCCGGGAGACGACCCACCTGATGGTGCTCGAGGGCAACGGCAGCCGCTTCCTCGACGGCGTGGAGGGCCCCCAGGCGCTGCGTGTCGGCTACCGCACCGGCACGCTCCTGCCCGCTCATGCGACCTCGGGCGGCAAGGCCCTGCTCGCGGCACTGCCGGCTGACCGGCTCCGGGCCCTCTATCCCAACGGACTCCCCGAGGACCGGGCCAAAGCCCCCAAGGACTTCGAGAGCCTGATGAACGAGCTGGTGTCCGTGCGCCGTCACGGCTACGCCCTCAATCTTCAGGAGAGTGAGCGCGGAGTGCACGCCGTCGGCGCGTGTGTACGCGACCGCACGGGCGCCGCCGTGGCCGCCGTGGTCGTGGCGGCTCCGTCCGTCCGCTGCACCCGCGCAAGGCTCGCCGAACTGTCCCAACCTCTGCTCACGACCGCGCGGGACATCGGCCAGGGACTGTGA